A window of Stenotrophomonas indicatrix genomic DNA:
TTGAAGGCGAAGATGATCAGCATGGCGATCACTCGGTCGCGCTGCACCTTGCCCTCGCGGATGCCTTCCACCAGCAGCAGCACGGCCAGCGCGGCAAACATCACGCCGAGGATCCAGGCCAGCGCGGTGGCGCCGGTGGCGAGCAGGAAGTAGGCCACCGGAATGGCGAACAGCGAACCGACCAGCACCATGACGATGCGGCCGAAGCCTTCGGCACCGGCCGGCGGTGCGCCGATGCCCTTCAGGCCGGCACGACCGATGTAGAACCACACCAGCGAGATCAGCATGCCCACGCCGGAAGCGATGAACACGACCTTGTAGGACGGCATTTCCGAGGTACCGAAGACCTTGCGGGCCAGGTACTCGGTCAGCACCGGGGCGATCATCGCGCCGATGTTGATGCCCATGTAGAAGATGGTGAAGCCCGAGTCGCGGCGTTCGTCCTTCAGGCCGTACAGCTTGCCGACCATGGTCGAGATGTTGGGCTTGAACAGACCGTTGCCGACGATGATCGTGGCCAGGCCGAGCTTGAAGATGTGCTCCTGCGGCAGCGAGATCATGAACAGGCCGACGGCCATGATGATCGCGCCGGTCAGGATCGAGCGCTGGTAACCCAGTACCCGGTCGGCCACGTAACCGCCGAAGATCGCTGCGGCGTACACCAGCGCCAGGTAGGCGCCGTAGATGCGGCTGGCGTCGCCTTCACCGGCGGCATTGCCGTTGTAGAACTGGGCAACGATGTACAGCACCAACGCCCAGCGGATGCCGTAGAACGCAAAGCGCTCCCAGAACTCGGTCATGAACAGCATCCACAACGGGCGCGGATGGCCCATCGTGGTGTTGAAGTCCGGCAGCGCCGGCTCTGGGGTGTTCGCAGTGGCGTTTACGCTCATGCGGAATTCCTGGTTCGGTGGATGGAGGCACGTCCGATGTGCGGTGAAGCAACGCGCGAGGATCACCGACTTCTGGCGTTCACGTCAAATACACGCCGTTTGAGGCAGGTCGCAGCCTGCTCGCTGAACTTGCATCTGAAACGATCCAGCCAGCCGCGGGCGGCCAAGCTGAATGGGGATCAGGCCAGATCCGGCGGGGGCGCGGCCTGCAGGGTGGTGCGTACCTGGAACAATTCAGGGAAGAAGGTCAGTTCCAGCGCCTTGGCCAGGAAGCCCACGCCGGACGAGCCGCCGGTGCCGCGCTTGAAGCCGATCACCCGCATCACCGTGCGCATGTGGCGGAACCGCCACAGCTGGAAGGCGGTTTCCAGGTCCACCAGGTCTTCGCACAGCGCGTACTCGCGCCAGTAGCGGTCGGTGTCCTGGTAGATGCGTTCGAAGACCGGCTGCAGGCTGTCGTCGGCCACGTGCGGCTGGGTCCAGTCGTGCGCCTCGTACACCGCCGGTACGGCGTGGCCGAAGCGGGCCAGGTACTTCAGGAATTCCTCGTACAGGCTCGGCGCCTCCAGCACGGTGCGCAGTTGCGCCTGCCCGGCCGTGTCGTGCTCGAACACCTGCAGCATCTGCGCGTTCTTGTTGCCCAGCAGGAACTCGATGTAGCGGTACTGCAGCGACTGGAAGCCCGAGGACGGACCCAGCACGTCGCGGAAGCCCATGTACTCGGACGGGGTGAGCGTTTCCAGCACCGACCACTGCTCGGTCAGCTGGCGCAGCACCTGCTTGCTGCGCGCCAGCACCTTGCGGCACTGCCAGACCTCATCGCGCTGCAGGAAGCCGATCGCCGCACCCAGCTCGTGGCCCAGCAGCTTCAACCACAGCTCGGAGGTCTGGTGCTGGATGATGAAGAGCATCTCGTCGTGATGCGGCGGGTTGGACAGCGGCTGCTGCGCGCTGAGCAGCTGGTCCAGCCGCAGGTAGCCGCCGTAGGTCAGCCGCCCCTGCAGATCGGTGTGGATACCGGCTTCGAGATCGCGTTGGTTGTTGTCGACGGACATGGGCGGGACCAGATCGGGGGCGGCAAGGGTAGCGCGTTGCCGCCGCGCTGGCAGCCGTGATGACCGTACCGGGGCGTGCGGTAGGGCTGTGGAACGGTGGTTGCGCGTGGAACCGTTTGCGCCGTTCTACTGGCGCTCAGCCCAGCGTCGTTTGTGATGCTTTGCAGCAATGGCTGAATACGTTGAAGTTATTGGCATCATGCGCCCGGAAGGGGGTACAAAGGCCGGTGGGCCGTGCTGCGCCGCAGGACGGCTTTTTCGTACGCATTCCTTAACATGGCGATTCATATCATTTGTAACTTCTCTGTCGAAGGTGCAGTACGCAATGACGGTTGCCGCTGAGTTCAAGATCGAATACCTGCAGTATCTGGACACGGACGGCACGCTCGTCCGCGATGACCTGCCCGAAGCCCTGCGCGACCCACGCGCGTTGCTGCCGATGTTCAAGCAGATGCTGTTCGTGCGCGTGTTCGACGGCAAGTCGATCGCGCTGCAGCGCACCGGCAAGCTGGGCACCTACGCGGCCTGCCTCGGCCACGAAGCCGCGCATGTGGGCATCGGCGCCTCGATGCAGAAGGACGACGTGTTCGCACCGTCCTACCGCGAGTACGGCGCGATGTTCATGCGTGGCGTGCGCCCGCACGACGTGCTGATGTACTGGGGCGGCGACGAGCGCGGCAACGACTACGGCGGCAATGCCGCCAAGGACTTCCCGTTCTGCGTGCCGATTTCCACCCAGTGCCTGCACGCCGCAGGCGCTGCGCTGAAGTTCAAGCTCAACAAGGAACCGCAGATCGCGG
This region includes:
- a CDS encoding peptide MFS transporter, with protein sequence MSVNATANTPEPALPDFNTTMGHPRPLWMLFMTEFWERFAFYGIRWALVLYIVAQFYNGNAAGEGDASRIYGAYLALVYAAAIFGGYVADRVLGYQRSILTGAIIMAVGLFMISLPQEHIFKLGLATIIVGNGLFKPNISTMVGKLYGLKDERRDSGFTIFYMGINIGAMIAPVLTEYLARKVFGTSEMPSYKVVFIASGVGMLISLVWFYIGRAGLKGIGAPPAGAEGFGRIVMVLVGSLFAIPVAYFLLATGATALAWILGVMFAALAVLLLVEGIREGKVQRDRVIAMLIIFAFNVMFWMFFEQAGSSFTFLAENIVNRQLGDWTFPTAWFQSVNSVAIITLAPIIAWIWVALGRANPSIPRKFGLGLLFNGAAFALLMFALSTMVVDGKIPFWTLFMVYVIQSVGELCLSPIGLSMVTKLAPVRLVGFGMGGWFLSTGIGNNLSGIFAGAVSGEGGMTVESALKGYTFGFWALIGSGVVLFLVAPLINKLMHGVK
- a CDS encoding tryptophan 2,3-dioxygenase yields the protein MSVDNNQRDLEAGIHTDLQGRLTYGGYLRLDQLLSAQQPLSNPPHHDEMLFIIQHQTSELWLKLLGHELGAAIGFLQRDEVWQCRKVLARSKQVLRQLTEQWSVLETLTPSEYMGFRDVLGPSSGFQSLQYRYIEFLLGNKNAQMLQVFEHDTAGQAQLRTVLEAPSLYEEFLKYLARFGHAVPAVYEAHDWTQPHVADDSLQPVFERIYQDTDRYWREYALCEDLVDLETAFQLWRFRHMRTVMRVIGFKRGTGGSSGVGFLAKALELTFFPELFQVRTTLQAAPPPDLA